The nucleotide sequence aagagagggagggggagacgaAGAAGAGCAGTCCTGATGGTCATGGAGAAAATCATAGGCAGAGCATGAAAGGTGACAGAAAGCAAACTTTTggagtttctggtccatggtctctcccAGCTTCAGATGTACTGATACAGCTTCTGGCCAAGATCACAAGGGAGTCAAGGTATGCCTCTGTTGtttgctccccacccacccacccacccaccccaatcacTGGACTTGCCAGTAAAAAGAGAAGAGCCTCACCTTGCAGGCATCTTGGCTGCTGTCCAGCTGTCCAGCACAAAGCATCCTGTCAGTGAACCGTCCTGGGTAGGCATTGTTGCACGTGGCATCAGATGTGACTGGAAGGTAGGAGCACTGCAGAAGGTTGTCTGTTCCATCAGCTGTAAGCCCAAAATATGTTGATCCTGAGCAGCTGCCTGGGGCAAGGCAGGAGGGAGACTCTTATGCTCAGGCCTCACCCCTCTCTCCTTGAGCTCTTTCTGCTTCAAGGGGGCACTGCCACCTGCCATGAATCTATCATAGTACAATGAATTGTTGGTGCCTCCCTCCCACCATTTGCCGTTCATCTACCCTTCCCTTTTTTGCATGGTGTCATTTATCCCATGCATCACTAAGGAACTTCAGTGCCCCCTTGCGCATCCCAACCATAATCCCCCATGGCCACGAAGAGGGGCATCTTCCAGCAGCCCCCTGCTCCAGTCTGTCAGAGTTGTTGCTGGTCCTGGTTAGTCTCTCAGCACCACCCTCTCTGTACTCACAGTTGCtgctgatccattctgaagccaGGCACTGGGTCCCAGCTATGGCACATTGGCTGGGCAAACTGATGGGCTGCACTAGCTCACCCAGGACAGCTGGTTGTGCAAGCTTGATGAGCATGATGTCATAGTCCAGTGTGTAGTTGTTGAACTGCTTATGAGGGACCAGCTTGGCAGCAGCAATGACCTGTTGCTTCTCCTTAGGAGGAGTCTCAGGGACTTGTAGGCCAAGCCAGACCTCCATGTGGTCTGGGCTGCTGGAAGAAGAGCAGGTGGGTCAATAGTGTTCTCCCTAGAGTTTTTCTGCCTCAGCCTGGGTTGAAAGATTCATTGCTCACCCTCAAGGATTCTTGTAGGCAGGCAGTCAAATGCACAAGTTGCCCTCCTATTTCAAATGAGAACAGAGCAGCCAACAGCAGAGAATGGACTTTATTCCCTGTGGGAGACAGATTGTGTGCAAAGGGTGTGAAGCAGGCTTATACCCACCTCCTGCTGCACTGAGCTGAGGACAACACCCATTCTTGGCTGATGAGGGCCCTACTGCAGACATGGTGCACTGACTGGAGGGAGACTTGCCACGGCACAGAATCTTGTTGGCACTTGGCACTACCAACCAACTTCTCAGCAGCTGCAACAGCTCAATATATAATTGGTAGAGGAAAAAATCAAGACTTTTTCACTGGTTAGGAACATGCTAAAATGCAATGTGGCCTCGTGAactcaggaaatggcatccagcCTATCCCATGGCATCTGTCAGCCAGACTACGGTAGCTAGATGAGGGCGCTGCATGCAATCTCTTCCTGCTAGTAAACAAAGGCTCAACTTTTTGCCACCATATCCTGCTTTCCACCTCCATCTCCCTGCATAGGAATCCTTTGAATTATTGGTCTCATATTGCAAGTAAGTGTAGCTAGCAACTGTTCCTGATTAATTTCTGCCAGAGTTCTACATACCATCACTCATACTGCTAAAATAAAAGCCACGATATTAAATCACAGGAaagataataatgtattattgtaGACTATTCCAAAACAGTAACTATAGTACACTGCTGGTTTGCCCCATATAATAGTGATATTTCCTCTTTGTACAATCAGCCCAAAtaattgactgcttttaattatTCTGACATGAGCTgttaatttattttcttacaacctgcacatatatatatatatatatatatatatatatatgaataaaatCAGCAtgaaaacattattaaaatgccaataaatactAATTAGTTAAcagagttgagattcctgcattgcaggggattgaactagatgaccctaggggtccctttcaactctacaatactatgaaaTAAGATTCATGTTACAAAGGCTTCTCTAAAcattaaagttttcaaaagatGTCTGAAGGGAGGGATGGCTcttggtggcagggagttccacagggcaggggctgCCACACCAAAGGCTCAATCCCTAATGACGTCCAGCTAAACCTCAGGGTTCATTGGGGTGAGGAGACCAGCAGAAGTGCCCCATCAACAGATCTTGGTGGTCACATTGGAAAGTAAGTACTTTGGGGTCTCATGGTACTTTGGGACCAAGTTGCTTAGGGATATGTCAGTTTCACACACTGTTACAGAACAAATTCAGTGATGGACAGCACAGATTGACCAAATGCTGCTTTGGTAAGTCTAACACCACTGAGCTTTTTTAATAAGGTGGGACTGGGTGAATAGTCTGAATGGTCAGTGTAGAGAGTGGGTTTTTTGGTTGTATCTAACTAAGTAATACTCGgagtagtcccactgaaatcagtggacttaagtTAGGCATGCCCATTAATATCAGTGGGTTAAATCTGAGTATGACTGATAATGGAGATAGCCCTCCTGCATTTCTGTTTCCTGGCTTAACTGCCTggttctccttcccctcctctgtTGCCAGGACACTTCTACTTGCACACTGAAATCTTAGCCCTCTTCTGGATTGATGGCCGTGGATTTGCATTCCAGCTTCTGTACTGCAGTTTTGTTCATCCTCACCCAACATTTCATGACTATTCTTGGGCAGATAAACTGTCCAGATTTTTTGCGGGGGGGATTGTACCTGCAAGAGCCGCCAGCAGTAAACTGCAACCCAGCCACAGCATGTTCTCTTCTCTCAAACTGGCCTCACTGAGAATGTGGAGTCCTGTGTGCACCTGGAAGTCGTCTAATCTCCCAGaatggagagaagagaagaaagaatgtTTGCACAGCTTTCACATTGACTCTTGTCCATGCAGTTAGGCTATTTTTAGTAACATTTCTGAAGGAGATAAGATTGCTGCTCCTTTGGGTTTGTAGGAGGtctgggctgcaggttccccaagtTTTCAGAGTGTTTCGTATTCAGACCCAGCATTGGGGCATTGAGCAGCTCTTTCAGcctaacaaatcatcagtaaaaacaATTACAGCCTAGAAAACACAACAGTGgtacctgaggcgcgctttcccgctggtgcgcgatttccgttctcaccctggggctaagttctcaacccaaggtactacttccaggttagtggaatttgtaacccaaagtgtttgtaacctgaggtaccagtgtattaacAAAGCGGCAACAAAAATATGCTAAACATTACAATTACAAcaaaagtcatattatatgattaacaaagcatttataatctataaaacagtattagcaactaaaaaaataaaccaaGCGCTGTTAATACACACactctccatgcccccatgactcataatcttTCACTCTATTCAGTTCATTGAAATAAACATAATGTCCATTGCTTAGCCAGCCTAGCCATATGCTGCAGCAGCTGGCATCCTTAGGTGGCGGGCCAGGGCGGAGACAGTGGGACATAGACCAACATCTACCTTTGGGTAGCTCTTCCAGGTGCTGTTGATGAGGAACATGTTCATGTCACCCTCAGGAGGTCAATTCCCACTCAAGGAAGTCCGAGGAGCCTGTCCCTCAAGAGCAGCAATCCTGCTGACATGTGCTTGAACAACTTCTTCTAGCGGCAATATAGGTGTTCTATGAATTTGAGAGGggaacccccccaaccccaagaaaataataaatgataGGGTTTTGATTCATAGGGTTattgtccaaccccttgcaatgcaggaatctcaaataaagcatccaTTTGGAATATGAAGGGAAAATACAAACTGCAGACGAATTATGGGCAAGCTTATGCAAAACAACCTGGCTACGCTAGGGCTACTAAGAAGTGATGCAGGGTCACTGAGGGCCATTGGTAATGCAAGATAACTGTCCTTCCCCCATGCCCAGATGTACAAACAGAGACAGGAGGTTTGGAATGTTACCGGGGTAGCAGAGCATGATGTCATATGTAGAGTTGGGGGCTGAGAACCATTTTGGCAGGATGGCTGAAgggaggctgggagagatgccttggactccactgctgcactgctgtggggaacaaacCCCTCTTGGATGACCACGTTGTTAGATCTGGACTCCTTCCATCCAAATTCAGGTGTAGATATGTCAAtatatcatatttcttaaaggtaCAACAGCCTCCTCCATGCCTTCATTCTCaagggaacacagaccctgggtaagtgcctgggacTCCCCTGGAATCTTGCCAAACCTCAGCAGAGATTGTGGGTGGCATCCAACCAACAGGTGTTATATAGATGTATTTATTTTGTGGAAAGATAACAAAGCAGTTCTGGTATGTTTCAGAGACTTTCCTCTCTCAGTTATTAAGCTGGCATTTGGGAATGCTACAGGCAAAGTTTTCCAGGCATCTTCCATATAAAAGACTGAGAGCCAGATATGCATCAGGCATCTTCCATATAAaagactgagagccagtgtggtgtagtggttaagagtggtggactcgtaatctggtgaaccgggttcgattccccgctcctccacatgcagctgctgggtgaccttgggctagtcacacttctcttaagtct is from Podarcis raffonei isolate rPodRaf1 chromosome 3, rPodRaf1.pri, whole genome shotgun sequence and encodes:
- the LOC128409817 gene encoding trypsin-like, which translates into the protein MLWLGCSLLLAALAAVAAAEKLVGSAKCQQDSVPWQVSLQSVHHVCSRALISQEWVLSSAQCSRSPDHMEVWLGLQVPETPPKEKQQVIAAAKLVPHKQFNNYTLDYDIMLIKLAQPAVLGELVQPISLPSQCAIAGTQCLASEWISSNSDGTDNLLQCSYLPVTSDATCNNAYPGRFTDRMLCAGQLDSSQDACKGDVGSPLVCEEALQGLLSWKKSCSEENRLGLYTKVCIFEDWIHYTIANN